From Desulfuromonas soudanensis, the proteins below share one genomic window:
- a CDS encoding ABC transporter ATP-binding protein, which translates to MPLIALDNVTKIYPLGHQQVTAVDRLTLAIESGEFTVLAGPSGSGKTTILNLIGGLDRPSQGSVVIDGRDVGECSARALADFRLRRVGFIFQSYNLIPVLNAAENAEFTLMLQGVPRTARRRRIEGLFSDLGISGLENRKPGDLSGGQQQRVAIARAMAAEPSVILADEPTANLDTQTSEELLKLMRRLNREQKTTFVFSSHDPMVIDYARRVIRLRDGRLESDSRQDLEPTEEAP; encoded by the coding sequence ATGCCCCTGATCGCACTGGACAACGTCACCAAGATCTACCCCCTCGGCCATCAGCAGGTCACGGCGGTCGACAGACTGACCCTGGCCATCGAGTCCGGGGAGTTCACGGTTCTGGCCGGCCCCTCGGGGAGCGGCAAGACGACCATCCTTAACCTGATAGGCGGTCTCGACCGGCCGAGTCAGGGATCGGTCGTCATCGACGGACGGGATGTCGGGGAGTGCAGCGCCCGGGCCCTGGCCGATTTTCGCCTGCGCCGGGTCGGCTTCATCTTCCAGTCCTACAACCTGATTCCGGTGCTCAACGCGGCGGAAAACGCCGAATTCACCCTGATGCTGCAGGGGGTGCCGCGCACTGCGCGCCGGCGGCGCATCGAGGGGCTCTTTTCCGACCTGGGGATTTCCGGGCTGGAAAATCGCAAGCCGGGAGACCTCTCCGGCGGACAACAACAGCGCGTCGCCATCGCCCGGGCCATGGCCGCCGAACCGTCGGTCATCCTCGCCGACGAGCCGACGGCCAACCTCGATACCCAGACGAGCGAAGAACTGCTGAAGCTGATGCGCCGGCTCAACCGGGAGCAGAAGACCACCTTCGTCTTCTCATCCCACGACCCCATGGTCATCGACTACGCCCGGCGGGTGATCCGCCTCCGGGACGGCCGCCTCGAATCGGATTCACGGCAGGACCTCGAGCCGACGGAGGAGGCGCCTTGA
- a CDS encoding lipid-binding SYLF domain-containing protein, whose protein sequence is MKKQIWPVMLVVLCALIPVFALAAQGTETEKIDVAVEVLEQNLTIPERGIPPQLLKSAEGIAVIPGVLKVGFVVGGRYGTGVVMVRKEGAWSPPVFISLTGGSLGWQIGAQSTDLILVFKTPRSVEGMMRGKVTLGADAAVAAGPVGRQVGGATDAALKAEIYSYSRSRGLFAGVSLEGSVLQIDDEANAAFYGRKGISAGEIFAGTGIVLPPAAEKLLNALRRYDAGEGE, encoded by the coding sequence ATGAAAAAACAGATATGGCCGGTAATGCTCGTTGTCCTCTGTGCCCTGATCCCCGTCTTCGCTTTGGCGGCGCAGGGCACGGAAACGGAAAAGATCGATGTGGCCGTCGAGGTGCTGGAGCAGAACCTGACCATCCCCGAACGGGGGATTCCGCCGCAGCTTCTGAAAAGCGCCGAGGGGATCGCCGTCATCCCCGGCGTGCTCAAGGTCGGTTTCGTCGTCGGCGGCCGCTACGGGACAGGGGTGGTCATGGTGCGCAAGGAAGGCGCGTGGAGTCCGCCGGTCTTTATTTCCCTGACCGGAGGGAGCCTGGGTTGGCAGATCGGCGCCCAGTCGACGGACCTCATTCTGGTCTTCAAGACCCCGCGCAGCGTCGAGGGGATGATGAGAGGCAAGGTGACCCTCGGTGCCGATGCGGCCGTTGCCGCCGGACCGGTGGGGCGGCAGGTCGGGGGGGCCACGGACGCGGCGCTTAAGGCCGAGATCTATTCCTACTCCCGAAGCCGCGGTCTCTTTGCCGGGGTCTCCCTCGAGGGATCGGTCCTGCAGATCGATGACGAGGCCAACGCCGCCTTCTACGGCCGGAAAGGAATCAGCGCCGGGGAAATCTTTGCCGGCACGGGGATTGTCCTGCCGCCGGCAGCCGAAAAGCTTCTCAATGCGCTGCGTCGCTACGATGCGGGTGAGGGGGAGTGA
- a CDS encoding class I SAM-dependent methyltransferase: MVPFPLTSIVSRAQELLGEVLNAGELAVDLTAGGGRDTLFLARRVGPEGRVLSFDIQQEALTRSAGLLTNAGISPFFHGAPPASPLPCGVHLIHDCHSRLENYLDASPSAVIANLGFLPGGDKARTTLPATTLAALGCALESLAPGGRLAVAVYVGHPGGAKEGRVVEDLFQSLPPQRWQVLRLQVFNCATPPFLLIAEKRS; the protein is encoded by the coding sequence ATGGTCCCCTTCCCCCTGACCTCCATCGTCTCCCGCGCCCAGGAGCTCCTCGGCGAAGTCCTGAATGCCGGGGAGCTGGCCGTCGATCTCACCGCCGGAGGCGGCCGCGACACCCTCTTTCTCGCCCGCCGCGTCGGGCCGGAGGGGAGGGTGCTCTCCTTCGACATCCAGCAGGAGGCCCTGACCCGCAGCGCCGGACTCTTAACCAACGCGGGGATTTCCCCGTTCTTCCACGGCGCCCCTCCGGCCTCTCCGCTCCCTTGCGGGGTCCACCTGATTCACGACTGCCACAGCCGCCTTGAGAACTATCTGGACGCCTCTCCTTCTGCGGTCATCGCCAACCTCGGTTTTCTCCCCGGGGGAGACAAGGCGAGAACGACCCTCCCGGCGACGACCCTTGCCGCTCTCGGCTGCGCCCTCGAATCCCTTGCTCCCGGGGGGCGCCTGGCTGTTGCCGTTTACGTCGGTCACCCCGGCGGTGCGAAGGAGGGAAGGGTCGTCGAGGACCTGTTTCAATCCCTGCCGCCCCAGCGCTGGCAGGTCCTGCGCCTGCAGGTTTTCAACTGTGCCACCCCCCCTTTTCTCCTCATCGCTGAAAAGCGCTCCTGA